The Mycoplasma nasistruthionis genome contains a region encoding:
- a CDS encoding thioredoxin family protein: MFEQKSWAEAQEIIENNPNDQLLFLNFTTTWCGDCKMMKPIVDVVAKNFENNSKIRFINVDAEQAQLFRNPDSKWKVLRVPTMILLEGDEIVERGYEYIPTQILQTWIEKRLN, translated from the coding sequence ATGTTTGAACAAAAAAGTTGAGCTGAAGCTCAAGAAATTATCGAAAATAACCCAAACGATCAATTGTTATTTTTAAACTTTACAACAACATGATGTGGTGATTGCAAAATGATGAAACCAATCGTTGATGTGGTTGCTAAAAATTTCGAAAATAATTCCAAAATTAGATTTATTAATGTAGATGCTGAACAAGCACAATTATTCAGAAACCCAGATTCAAAATGAAAAGTGTTAAGAGTGCCAACAATGATCCTGCTTGAAGGTGATGAAATAGTAGAAAGAGGATATGAATATATTCCAACACAAATCCTTCAAACATGAATAGAAAAACGGCTAAATTAG
- the rplD gene encoding 50S ribosomal protein L4, whose translation MAETKKKVTTVKKAAPKSVKVAVQSDKKVVKKAYKAELPASLFNSEKIYEQAIFDSIISERASRRQGTHQVKNRAAVSGSGKKPWRQKGTGRARASSLRSPIFVGGGRAFGPQSNKNYSLKVNKKAKLAAFVSGLTLLARDNAVIVDNLELSKISTKELLAKLTQLSVNTLKHVLIVTENEVVYKSAANLSNVFTTRAASLTVESIIGADVMIVSNESLKLLEGKVK comes from the coding sequence ATGGCTGAAACAAAGAAAAAAGTTACAACTGTTAAAAAAGCAGCTCCTAAATCAGTAAAAGTTGCAGTTCAAAGCGATAAAAAAGTAGTTAAAAAAGCTTACAAAGCTGAATTACCTGCTTCATTATTCAACAGTGAAAAAATTTATGAACAAGCTATTTTCGACTCAATTATTTCAGAAAGAGCTTCAAGAAGACAAGGTACACACCAAGTTAAAAACCGTGCTGCTGTAAGTGGAAGTGGTAAAAAACCATGAAGACAAAAAGGAACAGGACGCGCAAGAGCAAGTTCATTACGTTCACCAATCTTCGTAGGTGGTGGTAGAGCATTCGGACCACAATCAAACAAAAACTACTCACTTAAAGTTAACAAAAAAGCTAAACTTGCTGCTTTCGTGTCAGGTTTAACATTATTAGCTAGAGATAATGCTGTTATTGTTGATAACTTAGAATTATCAAAAATTTCTACAAAAGAACTTTTAGCAAAATTAACACAATTAAGCGTTAACACATTAAAACATGTATTAATCGTTACAGAAAACGAAGTTGTATATAAATCAGCTGCTAACTTAAGCAATGTATTCACAACAAGAGCTGCTTCATTAACAGTTGAAAGCATTATTGGTGCAGACGTTATGATCGTTTCAAATGAAAGTCTTAAACTTCTAGAAGGGAAAGTAAAATAA
- the pyk gene encoding pyruvate kinase: protein MKITDKRTKLVATIGPSSDNYETLLSLASNGMTAVRANFSHGSHEEQLNKFKLAKKVSLDLRVPLSIMLDTKGPEIRIGKMKDGAQVVEAGSEVLIHTTADKYASLEGTSTEISVAYDMALDLKPGNQVLIDDGKLSTVVTEVGSGYVKVKAENTHKLKTNKRVNLPGVDFSLPFLAEKDINDVKFGIQSGINYVAASFVNSARNVKELRKLLDENGGSHVQIISKIESHLGCVNIDEIIEASDGIMVARGDLGLEIPYYDVPYYEKLMIKKCREAGKPVIVATQMLDSMENSPHPTRAEVTDVYYAVELGADSTMLSGESANGNFPLESVKTMATIAKRAEKEFYSESLYNAELAKVWANSDQTSKRSQFAYKIAETAKSGDYKFVVVLSRTGALLKEVAKFRPNSTIVGIVENPLLINAFGVYSSVWVSVDSEALFGLVKSDHANAQTALEPYGIQKGDKYLVVENDQITEHTVQ from the coding sequence ATGAAAATTACTGATAAAAGAACTAAATTAGTAGCTACAATTGGTCCTTCAAGTGATAATTATGAAACATTATTATCATTAGCATCAAATGGTATGACAGCCGTAAGAGCAAACTTCAGCCACGGTTCACATGAAGAACAATTAAACAAATTTAAATTAGCTAAAAAAGTTTCTTTAGACCTAAGAGTTCCACTGTCAATTATGTTAGACACAAAAGGTCCTGAAATCCGTATTGGAAAAATGAAAGATGGTGCTCAAGTAGTTGAAGCAGGTTCAGAAGTTTTAATTCACACAACAGCTGATAAATATGCTTCATTAGAAGGTACATCAACAGAAATTTCAGTTGCATATGACATGGCATTAGACTTAAAACCAGGAAATCAAGTTTTAATCGATGATGGAAAATTATCAACAGTTGTAACAGAAGTTGGTTCAGGATACGTTAAAGTTAAAGCGGAAAACACACACAAATTAAAAACAAACAAACGTGTTAACTTACCTGGTGTAGACTTCTCATTACCATTCTTAGCTGAAAAAGACATCAATGACGTTAAATTCGGAATTCAAAGTGGAATTAATTATGTTGCTGCTTCATTCGTTAACTCAGCAAGAAACGTTAAAGAATTAAGAAAATTATTAGATGAAAACGGTGGATCACACGTTCAAATTATTTCAAAAATTGAATCACACTTAGGATGTGTAAACATTGATGAAATTATTGAAGCATCAGACGGAATTATGGTTGCTCGTGGAGATTTAGGACTAGAAATTCCTTACTACGACGTTCCTTACTATGAAAAATTAATGATCAAAAAATGTCGTGAAGCAGGTAAACCAGTTATTGTTGCTACACAAATGCTTGACTCAATGGAAAATTCACCACACCCAACACGTGCAGAAGTAACAGACGTTTACTACGCAGTGGAATTAGGAGCTGATTCAACAATGTTATCAGGTGAAAGTGCAAACGGAAACTTCCCATTAGAATCAGTTAAAACAATGGCTACAATTGCTAAAAGAGCTGAAAAAGAATTTTATTCAGAAAGTTTATACAACGCTGAACTAGCTAAAGTTTGAGCAAACTCAGACCAAACAAGCAAACGTTCACAATTCGCTTACAAAATTGCTGAAACAGCTAAATCAGGCGACTACAAATTCGTAGTAGTTCTATCAAGAACAGGTGCTTTATTAAAAGAAGTTGCTAAATTCAGACCAAACTCAACAATCGTTGGTATTGTTGAAAATCCATTATTAATCAATGCATTCGGTGTATATTCATCAGTATGAGTATCAGTAGATTCAGAAGCTTTATTTGGATTAGTTAAATCAGATCACGCTAACGCTCAAACAGCATTAGAACCATATGGAATCCAAAAAGGCGACAAATACTTAGTTGTTGAAAACGACCAAATTACAGAACACACAGTTCAATAA
- a CDS encoding DNA-directed RNA polymerase subunit alpha — translation MKKLVYYEKPEWKDSNDNVTTLSLKGLERGFGNTVAVALRRVLISSITSLAPFCVKIEGADHEYQSLKGVTEDVTKLILNLRKVKFSYDPSYVGDDDIVKAVLDTRDLITEYEKPDSERDGVVTSKLIRIENNPSVKVINTDVEIATITEPGDLRIEIFLKPGRGFKTFEENKELVAKSKSLLWSDIKKGEYIAVDSDFSPIKKVAYEVSEMHSSSSNNKFEEELSFRIETNGTVSAKNAVSQASEILIGIFKVVGNVDEMKVDIFEEEKVQEEQKPDDDKTLEELNLSVRSTNVLKKLGATRLSLISQLKLSDLEQTKNLGKKSIQEIEEKLREYGYQLKQGDE, via the coding sequence ATGAAAAAACTGGTATATTACGAAAAACCAGAATGAAAAGATAGTAATGACAACGTAACTACTTTATCACTTAAAGGACTAGAAAGAGGGTTTGGAAACACTGTTGCAGTTGCATTAAGACGTGTATTAATTTCAAGTATTACATCACTAGCTCCATTCTGTGTAAAGATTGAAGGTGCAGACCACGAATATCAATCTTTAAAAGGCGTTACTGAAGATGTTACTAAATTAATTTTAAACCTAAGAAAAGTTAAATTCTCATATGACCCTAGTTATGTAGGTGATGATGATATCGTAAAAGCTGTTTTAGATACTCGTGATCTAATTACAGAATATGAAAAACCAGATTCTGAACGTGATGGTGTTGTTACTTCTAAATTAATTAGAATTGAAAACAATCCTTCAGTAAAAGTTATTAATACAGATGTTGAAATTGCTACAATTACAGAACCTGGTGATTTAAGAATTGAAATATTCTTAAAACCTGGTCGTGGATTTAAAACATTTGAAGAAAATAAAGAATTAGTTGCAAAATCTAAATCATTATTATGATCAGATATCAAAAAAGGTGAATATATCGCTGTTGATTCAGACTTTTCACCAATTAAGAAAGTTGCATATGAAGTTTCTGAAATGCATTCATCTTCATCAAATAACAAATTTGAAGAAGAATTATCATTCAGAATTGAAACAAATGGTACAGTTAGCGCTAAAAATGCCGTTTCACAAGCTTCAGAAATTTTAATTGGAATTTTCAAAGTTGTTGGAAATGTTGATGAAATGAAAGTTGATATTTTTGAAGAAGAAAAAGTTCAAGAAGAACAAAAACCAGATGATGACAAAACATTAGAAGAATTAAATTTATCAGTACGTTCAACTAATGTTCTAAAAAAATTAGGTGCAACAAGATTATCTTTAATTTCTCAACTAAAACTTTCTGATTTAGAACAAACTAAAAACTTAGGTAAAAAATCAATCCAAGAAATCGAAGAAAAATTAAGAGAATACGGTTATCAATTAAAACAAGGAGATGAATAA
- a CDS encoding acetate/propionate family kinase, translated as MNQKVLVINAGSSSIKLSLFNKSNLELLASGIAERITLPSGNLSIKFNDEKFEKEVAMPTHEVAVEEIYKLMQEINLVANPDEIEYIGFRVVQGGKYFSSTTKIQQAEIDKIQEVAIYAPLHNPGAVQAMLGFKKVFPNALLSADFDTAFHTTINKVNSTYAIPKDLTEKYNIKRYGAHGISHQFITEQLAEILNQDKVTFVNLHLGNGGSLCAVKDSKSFDTSMGLTPLAGIMMGTRSGDIDPSIHQFIKTQANLDIDEFTNILNKQSGLMGVSGVSSDMRDISAASKSGNADAEFALDLFAQRVADYTAMYANKIGAKLDAIVFTAGIGENDAAIRQRIVDKLFFKNIKLDYTANFETKIGQYQLISSPDSEVKVYVIRTNEELVIARNALKIYSA; from the coding sequence ATGAACCAAAAAGTTTTAGTTATCAATGCCGGAAGTAGTTCGATTAAGTTAAGTCTATTTAACAAATCAAATCTAGAACTACTAGCTAGTGGTATTGCTGAAAGAATTACCTTACCTTCAGGTAATTTATCAATTAAATTTAATGATGAAAAATTTGAAAAAGAAGTTGCAATGCCAACTCATGAAGTTGCTGTTGAAGAAATTTATAAACTAATGCAAGAAATTAATTTAGTAGCTAATCCAGATGAAATAGAATACATTGGATTTCGTGTAGTACAAGGTGGTAAATACTTTTCATCAACTACAAAAATTCAACAAGCTGAAATTGACAAAATTCAAGAAGTTGCAATTTATGCACCACTTCACAACCCAGGTGCTGTTCAAGCAATGTTAGGATTTAAAAAAGTATTTCCAAATGCATTATTATCAGCCGATTTCGATACAGCATTCCATACAACAATTAACAAAGTCAACAGTACTTATGCAATTCCTAAAGACTTAACAGAGAAATACAACATTAAACGTTATGGTGCGCACGGAATTAGTCATCAATTTATTACAGAACAACTTGCTGAAATTTTAAATCAAGATAAAGTGACTTTTGTTAACTTACACTTAGGTAATGGTGGGAGTTTATGTGCTGTAAAAGATTCTAAGTCATTTGATACATCAATGGGACTTACACCACTAGCAGGTATTATGATGGGTACACGTAGCGGAGATATTGACCCTTCTATTCACCAGTTTATCAAAACTCAAGCTAATTTAGACATTGATGAATTTACAAACATTTTAAACAAACAAAGCGGATTAATGGGCGTTTCAGGTGTGTCAAGTGATATGCGTGATATTTCAGCGGCATCTAAATCAGGTAATGCTGATGCTGAATTTGCACTAGATTTATTTGCACAAAGAGTAGCAGACTATACAGCAATGTATGCAAATAAAATAGGGGCAAAATTAGACGCTATTGTATTCACTGCTGGTATTGGTGAAAACGATGCTGCAATTCGTCAAAGAATTGTTGATAAACTATTTTTCAAAAACATTAAATTAGATTACACAGCAAACTTTGAAACTAAAATTGGACAATATCAATTAATTTCTTCACCAGATTCAGAAGTAAAAGTATACGTAATAAGAACTAATGAAGAATTAGTTATAGCACGTAATGCTTTAAAAATCTACAGCGCTTAA
- the yihA gene encoding ribosome biogenesis GTP-binding protein YihA/YsxC: protein MFKFIKSASSKENWYQHPYYEVAFWGRSNVGKSSLINAIVSNNKLARVSKTPGRTQLLNFFQNNHGAVLVDLPGYGYAKLSQTQKQQMLLMIEEYIQQRTNLKNIYLLIDSRIGISNTDLPILNFLNNNNIDFKIVFTKVDKLNQSQKSKLIKQIKKDASTFGFSKYFIVSSETKFGINELMHDLDSTLSGEDDEN from the coding sequence ATGTTTAAATTTATTAAATCAGCTTCATCTAAGGAAAATTGATATCAACACCCTTATTATGAAGTAGCTTTCTGAGGTCGTTCAAACGTCGGAAAAAGTTCATTAATAAATGCCATTGTTTCAAATAATAAATTAGCCAGAGTTTCAAAAACTCCTGGTCGAACACAATTATTAAACTTTTTTCAAAATAATCATGGAGCAGTCTTAGTTGACTTGCCTGGTTATGGATATGCTAAACTTTCACAAACTCAAAAACAACAAATGTTGTTAATGATTGAAGAGTATATTCAACAAAGAACAAACCTTAAAAATATTTACTTATTAATTGATTCTCGAATTGGTATTTCTAATACTGATTTACCGATTTTAAATTTCTTAAATAACAATAATATAGACTTTAAAATAGTTTTTACAAAGGTTGATAAATTAAACCAAAGTCAAAAAAGCAAACTTATAAAACAGATTAAAAAAGATGCAAGTACTTTTGGTTTTTCAAAGTATTTCATTGTTTCATCAGAAACAAAATTTGGAATAAATGAACTAATGCATGATTTAGACTCAACTTTATCAGGAGAAGATGATGAAAACTAA
- a CDS encoding ribonuclease J, translating to MNNVNIFALGGQDENGKNCYVFEHNDNIFVINSGAKVPIDNNNGVDTLIPDFSYLEKNAKKIKAIFITDIKNETFSAIPWLVMKLPNVKIYTTAFNRVMILDRLGKYNINSANIKVISAKDNLKFNDLNIKFLPLTGSIPGNFGIDFTIDNHSYFFAFNFVEGDLGIYGKTNFDQLASYFKGRKLSALISDAGKSHREGRAIDNFHFEDTLEQAFLETSQDNRIIVGAYDEEMVSIQKVLDLAIKHNRPVAAYGKTYADLLLLLSKVSKNTKFPDFIDLKQINKTKNAVVLVTASTERLYARFTRILDNKDIYLKIQKTDTFILMAPPVNGLESQCSFVLDEVTRITPKLFDISDSKYFYVRPTRDDLTRLIQKLKPDVFIPTQGLYRYLVDACEHVTNTLQKQLNTKMLVLLNGKIGHFIDNKLFSHNGKVKEVGNTIIDGFGIGDISSEVIAEREALGREGVIIINGVYSPKTKKIIGQLHITYLGVIDKPEQPETNKLIKTVILDVLKTKGFPNMRELNERVRKTIRKKIFKVTDKDPLIALTLISNI from the coding sequence ATGAATAATGTAAATATTTTTGCACTTGGTGGTCAAGATGAAAACGGTAAGAATTGTTATGTTTTTGAACATAATGATAATATTTTCGTCATAAACTCAGGTGCTAAAGTTCCGATCGATAACAACAATGGAGTAGACACTTTAATCCCAGATTTTAGTTATTTAGAAAAAAATGCTAAAAAAATTAAGGCAATTTTTATAACAGATATTAAAAACGAAACTTTCAGTGCAATTCCTTGATTAGTTATGAAACTACCTAACGTTAAAATTTATACTACTGCATTTAATAGAGTCATGATTTTAGACCGTTTAGGTAAATACAATATCAATTCAGCTAATATTAAAGTAATTTCAGCCAAGGATAACTTAAAATTTAATGATTTAAACATTAAATTTTTACCATTAACAGGCTCAATCCCTGGCAATTTTGGTATTGATTTCACAATTGATAATCACAGCTACTTTTTTGCTTTTAACTTCGTAGAAGGTGATTTAGGAATTTATGGAAAAACTAACTTCGATCAGCTAGCTTCATACTTTAAAGGCCGTAAATTATCAGCTTTAATTTCAGATGCTGGAAAAAGCCACAGAGAAGGAAGAGCTATTGATAATTTCCACTTTGAAGATACCTTAGAGCAAGCCTTTTTAGAAACTTCACAAGACAACAGAATTATAGTCGGTGCTTATGATGAGGAAATGGTATCAATTCAAAAAGTCCTAGATTTAGCGATAAAACACAATCGTCCTGTAGCTGCTTATGGAAAAACTTATGCTGATTTACTTTTACTGTTAAGTAAAGTATCAAAAAACACTAAATTTCCTGATTTTATAGACTTAAAACAAATTAATAAGACTAAAAATGCAGTTGTATTGGTAACTGCATCGACAGAACGTTTGTATGCACGTTTTACCCGTATTTTAGACAATAAAGATATATATTTAAAAATTCAAAAGACAGATACTTTTATTTTAATGGCACCGCCAGTAAATGGTTTAGAATCTCAATGCTCGTTCGTGTTAGATGAGGTGACAAGAATTACACCAAAGTTATTTGACATTAGTGATTCAAAATATTTCTACGTTAGACCAACTAGAGATGATTTAACACGGTTAATCCAAAAATTAAAACCGGATGTATTTATTCCTACACAAGGTCTATATCGTTATTTAGTAGATGCCTGTGAACACGTAACAAATACACTACAAAAACAACTTAACACCAAGATGTTGGTTTTATTAAATGGTAAAATCGGCCACTTTATTGACAACAAATTATTTAGTCACAACGGTAAGGTTAAAGAAGTCGGAAATACTATTATTGACGGTTTTGGTATTGGGGATATTTCTTCAGAAGTTATTGCCGAAAGAGAAGCTCTAGGTCGTGAAGGTGTAATAATTATCAATGGGGTTTATTCGCCTAAAACTAAAAAAATAATTGGACAATTACACATTACTTATTTAGGTGTTATTGACAAACCAGAACAACCAGAAACCAATAAACTAATCAAAACAGTAATATTAGACGTTTTAAAAACAAAAGGCTTCCCTAATATGCGCGAATTAAATGAACGCGTTAGAAAAACAATTAGAAAGAAAATATTTAAAGTTACTGACAAAGACCCGTTAATAGCCTTAACATTAATTTCTAACATATAA
- a CDS encoding MAG1430 family protein has translation MKTKILSFLKQWGFYLTCSVIGVASIITIGIASAQIANEKNMPTEKQQIETMKLFASNNANVSQHYASFYASAPVDSQITNKYFNSAAWASALTYLKQPTQSEFNETKLFVLQNPKTAVLSQSYTNNYTISYTSYANDLEGVLYLKATFTPKNSSETNKPFDVIYTLDGFKKLDVNTSNRLTNSLLATPEALNQTQMKEKYSSFENFKQSYMAIPASDKAKQIEFIKSNFPINTLNSTAVLNYDSFNELTFTENRVTLTLKYDIKVANASKDNLEAVKTVPTNQEFTNTYDLSFLNTTAS, from the coding sequence ATGAAAACTAAAATTTTATCTTTCTTAAAACAATGAGGCTTTTACTTAACTTGTTCAGTTATAGGTGTTGCTTCAATAATTACAATCGGAATTGCTTCAGCTCAAATTGCTAATGAAAAAAATATGCCAACAGAAAAACAACAAATTGAAACCATGAAATTATTTGCATCCAATAATGCTAATGTTTCTCAACATTATGCAAGTTTTTATGCTTCAGCACCTGTTGATAGTCAAATTACAAACAAATACTTTAATTCAGCAGCTTGAGCAAGTGCTTTAACTTACCTTAAGCAACCTACGCAAAGTGAGTTTAATGAAACTAAATTATTTGTTTTACAAAATCCAAAAACAGCAGTTTTAAGCCAATCTTATACAAATAACTACACAATTTCGTATACATCTTATGCCAATGATTTAGAAGGAGTTTTATATTTAAAAGCAACTTTCACACCTAAAAACTCAAGTGAAACAAACAAACCGTTTGATGTAATTTATACACTAGATGGTTTTAAAAAACTAGATGTTAATACTTCTAACCGCTTAACAAACAGCTTATTAGCAACTCCAGAGGCATTAAATCAAACACAAATGAAAGAAAAGTATTCTTCATTTGAAAACTTCAAACAAAGTTATATGGCAATTCCTGCAAGTGATAAAGCAAAACAAATTGAGTTTATTAAATCAAATTTCCCAATTAATACATTAAATTCTACAGCAGTATTAAATTATGATTCATTTAACGAATTAACATTTACAGAAAACAGAGTAACTTTAACTTTAAAATATGATATTAAAGTTGCAAATGCTTCAAAAGATAACTTAGAAGCAGTAAAAACAGTACCTACAAATCAAGAATTTACTAACACTTATGATTTATCATTTTTAAATACAACAGCTAGTTAA
- the rplQ gene encoding 50S ribosomal protein L17, whose protein sequence is MANPTQIYSRDTKWRTGVMRSLASELFANGRIQTTLTRAKELRRHAERMIQKAKNPTLANRRAVAGFVRPMTTKDGQTVLKHLFDSIAPKYKDRNGGYTRIIKLPRRQGDSTRMVIIELV, encoded by the coding sequence ATGGCTAATCCAACACAAATTTATTCACGTGATACAAAATGAAGAACTGGTGTAATGCGTTCATTAGCAAGTGAACTATTTGCTAACGGAAGAATTCAAACAACTTTAACAAGAGCAAAAGAACTAAGAAGACACGCTGAAAGAATGATTCAAAAAGCTAAAAACCCAACATTAGCTAACAGACGTGCAGTTGCAGGTTTTGTAAGACCTATGACAACTAAAGACGGACAAACAGTTTTAAAACATTTATTCGATTCAATCGCACCAAAATACAAAGATAGAAATGGTGGATACACAAGAATTATTAAGTTACCTCGTCGTCAAGGTGACAGCACACGTATGGTTATTATTGAATTAGTTTAA
- the rpsJ gene encoding 30S ribosomal protein S10, whose amino-acid sequence MNNLNVKVKGFDHALVDDAAKKVYLLAKDTNSAKVSGPVPLPTKRVEVTILRSVHVNKKSREQFESRTHQRLVKVEGASKEFVEKLSRLELPAGVSVEVKNK is encoded by the coding sequence ATGAACAATCTAAACGTTAAAGTTAAAGGTTTTGACCATGCTTTAGTTGATGATGCTGCTAAAAAAGTTTACTTATTAGCAAAAGACACAAATTCAGCTAAAGTAAGCGGACCAGTTCCTTTACCAACAAAAAGAGTTGAAGTTACTATCTTACGTTCAGTTCACGTTAACAAAAAAAGCCGTGAACAGTTCGAAAGTAGAACACACCAAAGACTAGTTAAAGTTGAAGGTGCATCTAAAGAATTTGTTGAAAAACTTTCAAGACTAGAATTACCAGCTGGTGTTTCAGTAGAAGTTAAAAACAAATAA